Proteins from one Salarias fasciatus chromosome 14, fSalaFa1.1, whole genome shotgun sequence genomic window:
- the zbtb38 gene encoding zinc finger and BTB domain-containing protein 38 — MTVVSPCTQNLMDSTHPHTVLSKLNEQRSQGLFCDVTIVVEDVKFRAHKNILAACSGYFRNALTTSETWSSGQVLELMDLKSEVFATILNFIYCSKVTSPAAEDTGGLVAAGKRLGIPFLEKLAEHDKQDKLVKSKDCYTAPVSKTTKKEVPRLEEIDSARGPRITNAFSITEVCPGSNPFTPLVQTNGERQSPDTGQLPSNCPTTSYFNGSNESSHALSEHSYAVSKSTEGKDTGQWDNKKFIKPVVSQPKQLIYRNAGPLKKRHRLRGILGRSILPTPAETQNNENAKAPTLTDGVPTAPAAVTTPPPLFSEAEAEKSPKTPTSADNAQMELGPPTLSPQTDDSISIYSCEQCPEIFTNKALLTIHSEVHKKRFISHLFCKFCHRKFIHLKRMRNHEQVCPKAGRGPQKLDPGDLSAKEMDHAKDEGSDKESVETQLPSPNESSPLAAENLQVDLSGLHEKAVRPFGTQRRYNCSMCKRVYVTLSSLKRHENVHSWQRAYPCHYCNKVFALAEYRTKHEIWHTGERRYQCIFCLETFMTYYILKNHQKSFHGIDPSLAVKKKSANGGLKASVYPIKLYRLLPMKFRKRQYKTYSQTYSESIERPDQSSLGSSSLIPPFEDSSVLGHPDPASFPLTFMATTKTVSPVMPRISFDKPCDQDMDQHLNSEVEIHGGKRKQAERGDPAFANYENSFSLRPNTESTTGYNSNPPVLINPEQISHGMPFLNSLSTVKKLGELSASAKRVEDMTKEILQTSTESLLHDKTVRAKTETYIAKPACPGPSMDSDAMPLCQITVKIGNEAIIRRQIKGSKLFPRKKRRSKEVSEEQSPQRCHQTSDESEIPRLRFRSEATATTEAETFEDLNECDTADKLWRPYYSYKAKKKRKKLRYKHRKALLHRYLEASGDRTLASEAHPDRSSRLTYESVSGGSTGLKHSLSRNCSPRATYNCDICDSSFITETGLKAHVIGSHPCFCRTCGKQGPPGEAPASGDYICSNCMENGSCFDNTPRSPNPEKKYRCSFCPQRFLYLATKRSHEKKHQDTNEEGYNYDDFTSGSKYSGHLSEDEKQATIKTEEADNQAGTDIKCEMSEEGLFSIDKNKSKSEDTTDFISLNAFKDVSYSSIKNPLSPSIDPLFSLTPSKVKHKIVKQRLNTQQSLHFISKKQAACDRDRERDTLMGPRINSHSTREKSCKPFGQNDSESAGPHISVHKTEKRVCKEEPFF; from the coding sequence ATGACTGTGGTGTCCCCGTGCACTCAGAACCTGATGGATAGCACTCACCCACACACTGTGCTAAGCAAGCTCAATGAACAGCGCTCTCAAGGTCTCTTCTGTGATGTTACCATTGTGGTGGAGGATGTGAAATTTCGGGCCCACAAGAACATCCTGGCAGCCTGCAGTGGGTACTTCAGGAACGCTCTGACCACTTCTGAGACATGGAGCTCTGGCCAAGTGCTGGAGCTGATGGACCTCAAGTCTGAGGTGTTTGCAACCATCCTTAATTTCATATACTGCTCAAAGGTAACGTCCCCCGCTGCAGAGGACACAGGTGGGCTGGTAGCAGCTGGAAAAAGACTTGGAATTCCCTTTTTAGAGAAGCTTGCAGAACATGACAAGCAGGACAAATTAGTTAAATCAAAAGACTGCTACACAGCCCCGGTGTCCAAAACTACTAAGAAAGAAGTTCCCAGGCTTGAGGAGATCGACAGTGCCAGAGGGCCACGCATCACCAACGCCTTCTCCATCACTGAGGTGTGTCCAGGGAGCAACCCCTTCACGCCTCTGGTTCAAACCAACGGGGAGAGGCAGTCACCAGACACAGGACAGCTTCCATCCAATTGTCCTACGACGTCCTACTTCAATGGGAGCAATGAATCAAGCCACGCCCTCTCAGAACATTCGTATGCAGTCAGCAAATCCACTGAAGGCAAAGACACTGGTCAGTGGGACAACAAAAAGTTCATTAAACCAGTTGTGTCACAGCCAAAGCAACTCATTTACAGGAACGCAGGCCCCTTGAAAAAAAGACACCGGCTGAGAGGAATTTTGGGTCGAAGTATACTTCCAACACCAGCTGAgacacaaaacaatgaaaatgcaaaggCGCCCACATTAACGGATGGCGTTCCTACAGCACCTGCTGCTGTCACGACACCACCGCCACTCTTTTCAgaggcagaagcagaaaaaagccCCAAAACACCGACTTCCGCTGACAATGCTCAGATGGAGTTGGGTCCACCGACCCTTTCGCCACAAACAGACGACAGCATTTCTATCTACAGCTGTGAGCAATGCCCAGAGATATTCACAAATAAAGCTCTTCTCACCATTCACTCAGAGGTGCATAAAAAGCGTTTCATTAGTCATTTGTTTTGCAAGTTTTGCCACAGAAAGTTCATACACCTCAAAAGGATGCGCAACCATGAGCAGGTCTGTCCCAAGGCTGGGAGAGGCCCACAAAAACTGGATCCCGGGGATTTGTCAGCCAAAGAGATGGACCATGCTAAAGACGAGGGGTCGGACAAGGAAAGTGTGGAGACTCAACTTCCCTCTCCCAATGAATCGAGTCCTTTAGCAGCAGAGAACCTTCAAGTAGATCTGTCAGGGCTTCATGAGAAAGCTGTGAGGCCTTTTGGTACCCAAAGGAGGTACAACTGCAGCATGTGTAAACGGGTCTATGTCACCCTATCCAGTCTGAAACGACATGAGAATGTACACTCCTGGCAGAGGGCCTACCCCTGTCATTATTGTAATAAAGTATTTGCTTTGGCAGAGTATCGCACAAAGCATGAAATTTGGCACACAGGTGAACGGCGCTATCAGTGTATATTCTGCCTGGAAACGTTCATGACGTACTACATCTTGAAAAACCATCAGAAGTCCTTCCACGGCATTGATCCCAGTCTCGCAGTTAAGAAAAAGTCTGCCAATGGTGGCCTGAAAGCCAGTGTTTATCCCATCAAGCTCTACAGGCTTCTGCCCATGAAGTTTCGAAAGCGACAATATAAGACTTACAGTCAGACATATTCGGAGAGCATTGAAAGACCCGACCAGTCCTCACTCGGCAGCAGCTCTCTCATCCCTCCATTTGAAGACAGTAGTGTGCTCGGTCACCCCGATCCCGCTTCATTCCCTCTGACGTTCATGGCAACAACGAAGACGGTCTCACCTGTGATGCCTCGCATCAGCTTTGACAAGCCGTGCGACCAAGATATGGACCAACATCTGAACAGTGAGGTGGAAATTCATGGAGGCAAAAGAAAACAGGCGGAGAGAGGAGATCCAGCCTTCGCTAATTATGAAAACAGCTTCTCTTTGCGACCCAACACTGAATCTACAACGGGTTACAACAGCAACCCACCGGTGTTAATCAACCCAGAGCAAATCAGTCATGGCATGCCATTCCTGAACTCCTTGAGCACTGTTAAAAAGTTAGGTGAGCTATCGGCTTCTGCAAAAAGAGTTGAGGACATGACAAAAGAGATACTTCAAACAAGCACAGAGAGTCTGCTGCATGATAAAACAGTAAGGGCAAAAACAGAAACGTATATTGCCAAACCCGCATGCCCAGGTCCATCTATGGACAGTGACGCCATGCCACTCTGTCAGATAACAGTGAAGATTGGAAATGAGGCCATCATCCGCCGTCAAATCAAAGGATCTAAGCTCTTCCCCAGGAAGAAAAGGAGAAGTAAAGAAGTGAGCGAGGAGCAGAGCCCACAACGGTGCCATCAAACAAGTGACGAATCAGAGATTCCCAGACTCCGCTTCAGATCTGAAGCCACTGCTACTACAGAGGCAGAAACGTTCGAAGATCTCAATGAGTGTGACACGGCTGATAAGCTTTGGCGACCCTACTACTCTTACAAagctaaaaagaaaagaaagaagctcaGATACAAGCACAGGAAAGCTCTGCTTCATCGTTATCTTGAAGCATCAGGAGACAGAACCCTTGCCAGCGAGGCCCACCCTGACAGAAGTAGTCGGCTGACCTACGAGAGCGTTTCGGGTGGCAGTACAGGCCTGAAACATAGTCTCAGTAGAAACTGTAGCCCGAGGGCGACATACAACTGTGATATCTGTGACAGCTCCTTTATCACAGAGACCGGTCTGAAAGCGCATGTCATTGGGTCTCACCCGTGTTTCTGCCGGACCTGTGGCAAACAAGGTCCACCAGGTGAGGCACCCGCCAGCGGCGATTACATCTGCAGCAACTGCATGGAAAATGGCTCCTGCTTCGACAACACGCCCCGCAGCCCCAACCCCGAAAAGAAGTACCGCTGCTCCTTCTGCCCCCAGCGCTTCCTCTACCTCGCCACCAAGAGAAGCCATGAGAAAAAACACCAGGACACAAATGAGGAGGGGTACAATTATGACGACTTCACATCAGGTTCCAAATACTCTGGACACCTTAGTGAAGACGAGAAACAAGCAACCATCAAGACAGAAGAAGCTGACAATCAAGCTGGCACTGacataaaatgtgaaatgtcagaGGAGGGACTCTTCTCTATTGATAAGAATAAGTCTAAATCTGAGGACACAACTGACTTTATATCTTTGAATGCCTTCAAAGATGTGTCATATTCCAGTATTAAAAATCCACTATCGCCCAGCATTGACCCTTTGTTTTCGCTGACCCCGTCAAAAGTGAAGCATAAAATAGTGAAACAGAGGCTCAACACACAGCAGTCtctgcatttcatttcaaaaaagcaGGCGGCCTgcgacagagacagagaaagagataCTTTGATGGGACCAAGAATAAACAGTCATAGCACTCGTGAGAAGTCCTGTAAACCCTTTGGACAAAACGATTCTGAGTCTGCAGGTCCCCACATTTCTGTCCACAAGACAGAGAAACGAGTGTGCAAAGAGGAACCATTTTTCTAA
- the rasa2 gene encoding ras GTPase-activating protein 2 → MAEEDDARVRILQSLRGKICEAKNLGPVSGPNRQRDLCTFCTISLDQEEVFRTRVFDKSVTPFYGEDFYFEIPRPFQCLSFYVYAKSVFQRDLPVGKVSIRKDDLCKYNGKEDWFGLQTVDPNSEVQGKVHLEMRLNEVITENGSIGQHLLVRIIECKELPLISGQNCDPYATVSLVGPARSDQKKTKVKKKTSNPHFDETFFFEVTRSSSYSKKSHFQVEEEDIEKLEIKVDLWNNENLAQDVFLGETRVSVKILRNDHIHKAWYLLQPKGNGSKSKSDDLGSLRLKLTYIEDTVLPSACYTPLCNLLLKSPDVKPISASAAHILGDICRERYEAVLPLARLLLHHNRFVPFVSAVAALELDNTQEANTIFRGNSLATRCIDDMMKIVGKNYLAVTLKPVIDEICESNKTCEIDPVKLKEGDNVEVNKENLQVYVQKVFSSITQSSSSCPPLMCDVFRSLRHLACKRFPGDPHVQYSAVSSFVFLRFFAVAVLSPHSFQLRPHHPDPEISRTLTLISKTIQTLGSWGSLSKKLSSFKETYMYDFFKSFQEDKCIEKVKKFLDEISSNVSKESSGLEDAVVLKEGEVQKRAQGRKRLGKKNFKKRWLRVTNRELSYHKHKGKEALCTISVKNIQAVEKLDESAFNRKNMFQVVHSEKPLYVQAGNCVEASEWLDVLGQVSRCNEGRLTTFHPSNYTAGAWQCCKNQNSNSPGCKPCTTTVMDNLQLDIDCDRETERIFSLLSSNDTKLQNMEDACATMVVYQGPQREQEEYSKFTIQEPKETFQTLQQLRNIMRELQNQHLIRNDTTAQYGSLDNPIVGKTS, encoded by the exons ATGGCGGAAGAGGACGACGCTAGGGTTCGGATTTTACAGAGCCTGCGGGGGAAAATAT GTGAAGCCAAGAACCTGGGTCCGGTCTCGGGTCCAAATCGACAAAGGGACCTGTGTACGTTTTGCACCATCAGTCTGGATCAGGAGGAGGTGTTTCGCACCAGGGTGTTCGACAAAAGCGTCAC CCCGTTCTACGGAGAAGATTTCTACTTCGAGATCCCACGCCCGTTTCAGTGTTTATCCTTCTACGTTTATGCCAAGAGCGTTTTTCAAAGGGATTTACCTGTCG GCAAAGTATCGATCCGGAAGGACGACCTGTGTAAATACAATGGGAAGGAGGACTGGTTCGGCCTTCAGACGGTAGATCCTAACTCAGAAGTCCAG GGTAAAGTCCACCTGGAGATGCGATTGAATGAAGTGATCACGGAGAACGGCTCCATAGGGCAACATTTACTTGTCCG AATAATAGAGTGCAAGGAGCTGCCTTTAATCAGCGGGCAGAACTGTGACCCCTATGCCACCGTGTCACTGGTCGGACCCGCCAG GTCtgatcagaagaaaacaaaggtgAAGAAGAAAACCAGCAACCCTCATTTTGATGAGACCTTCTTCTTTGAG GTCACACGGTCCAGCAGCTACTCGAAAAAGTCTCATTTCcaagtggaggaggaagacattGAAAAGCTTGAGATCAA AGTCGATTTGTGGAACAATGAGAATCTGGCTCAGGATGTGTTTCTGGGAGAGACACGGGTCTCTGTCAAGATCCTGCGAAACGACCACATCCACAAAGCCTG GTATCTGCTCCAGCCTAAAGGGAACGGCAGCAAGTCCAAGTCTGACGATTTGGGATCTCTGCGTCTGAAGCTGACCTACATAGAAGACACGGTGCTGCCATCTGCCTGCTACACACCGCTCTGCAACCTGCTGCTCAAATCCCCGGATGTGAAA CCTATCTCAGCGTCGGCGGCGCACATCTTGGGGGACATTTGCAGAGAGCGATACGAGGCTGTTCTGCCTTTGGCTCGACTGCTGCTTCACCACAATCGCTTTGTGCCTTTCGTCTCTGCGGTGGCAGCGTTGGAGCTGGACAACACTCA GGAGGCTAACACTATATTCCGTGGCAACTCGCTGGCAACGCGCTGCATTGACGATATGATGAAGATTGTGGGAAAAAATTACCTAGCCGTTACCCTGAAGCCTGTCATAGATGAG ATTTGTGAATCCAACAAAACCTGTGAGATAGACCCTGTTAAACTTAAAGAAGGTGACAATGTGGAGGTCAACAAG GAAAATCTTCAGGTTTATGTGCAGAAAgttttctcctccatcactcagTCCAGTTCCAGCTGCCCCCCACTCATGTGTGACGTATTCAGGTCTCTCAGACACTTGGCCTGCAAACGCTTCCCAG GTGACCCACATGTTCAGTACTCGGCTGTCAGCAGCTTCGTGTTCCTGCGCTTCTTCGCTGTGGCTGTTCTTTCTCCGCACTCTTTCCAGCTCCGCCCCCATCATCCT GATCCTGAGATTTCACGCACGCTCACCCTCATCTCTAAAACTATCCAGACGCTGGGCAGCTGGGGCAGTTTGTCAAAGAAACTG TCCAGTTTCAAAGAAACCTACATGTACGACTTCTTCAAATCATTCCAAGAAGACAAGTGtattgaaaaagttaaaaag TTTCTCGATGAGATCTCCTCCAATGTCAGCAAGGAGTCCAGTGGACTGGAGGATGCCGTGGTTCTGAAGGAGGG GGAAGTACAGAAACGTGCTCAGGGCAGGAAGCGTCTCGGCAAGAAGAACTTTAAGAAGAGATGGCTGCGGGTGACCAACAGGGAGCTGTCCtaccacaaacacaaag GGAAAGAGGCCCTCTGCACCATCAGTGTCAAAAACATCCAGGCTGTGGAGAAACTGGATGAAAGTGCCTTCAACCGCAAAAAT ATGTTTCAGGTGGTGCACTCGGAGAAGCCTCTCTACGTCCAGGCAGGAAACTGTGTGGAGGCCAGCGAGTGGCTGGACGTCCTGGGGCAGGTCAGCCGCTGCAACGAGGGCCGTCTGACCACTTTCCACCCGTCCAATTACACCGCCGGAGCCTGGCAGTgctgcaaaaaccaaaacagcaacTCTCCGGGCTGTAAGCCCTGCACAAC CACCGTGATGGACAACCTGCAGCTGGACATCGACTGTGACCGAGAGACTGAGAggattttctctctcctctcctccaacGACACCAAGCTCCAGAACATGGAGG ATGCGTGTGCCACCATGGTGGTGTACCAGGGCCCTCAGCGGGAGCAGGAGGAATACTCCAAGTTCACCATTCAGGAACCCAAAGAGACCTTTCAgacgctccagcagctccggaACATCATGAGAGAGCTGCAGAATCAGCACCTCATCAGGAACGACACCACAGCGCAGTACGGCAGCCT TGACAACCCCATAGTGGGAAAAACCTCCTAA